In a genomic window of Phragmites australis chromosome 14, lpPhrAust1.1, whole genome shotgun sequence:
- the LOC133891202 gene encoding uncharacterized protein LOC133891202, producing the protein MPRRGRRSGISFIEDDKDRSITFFKRRSGLHKAAADMSALTGARIAVVAESENGKMSAFGTPSANPIIDSFLLGNAPPLVNEEQMERISHMQNDLFKLEKDKVVEDKRRRLSMTRKKEVQETSRLAKLIYGDEKDLDLDEVNDLLHGLSRVQQDINSQLHTLHPGYQLEIDRARDPSLQLSSSRPHSQIQLSPRRFSCTPLQPSSDLPRSSWLLPSSSRLQSSLLNPVMLPSPQTRLLQHQAHKMKLPNESHQYNNHFSQYFSRSTLLPSQPPPLAIAPTSSSHIPLSNDFPPLSPPLQLPQPMPSQVELPFGAQNFNPVAPPQNHSNTHNFAVGNPFATYQPPIIPSNEPYHDPSLHGLNVSLGNKGYCGGQAADGDDMPGPFGLCNDYYGGQAVGGHDMPGPSGLHSDYYGGQAASGHDMPGPSGLHQQPYDWLKTILFESSSDGESSSG; encoded by the coding sequence ATGCctaggagggggaggagatctGGTATTAGCTTTATTGAGGATGATAAAGACCGTAGCATCACATTCTTTAAGCGGCGTTCTGGGCTTCATAAAGCCGCAGCTGACATGTCCGCCCTCACTGGCGCGAGAATTGCTGTTGTAGCGGAGTCTGAAAACGGAAAGATGTCCGCTTTCGGCACCCCATCGGCTAACCCCATTATTGATTCTTTCCTTTTAGGGAATGCACCACCACTCGTCAACGAGGAACAAATGGAGAGAATCAGCCATATGCAAAATGATCTATTCAAGCTAGAGAAAGACAAAGTCGTGGAGGACAAGAGGAGGAGGTTGTCCATGACACGTAAAAAGGAGGTCCAGGAAACATCAAGGTTGGCTAAGCTTATCTATGGTGATGAGAAGGATCTTGATCTCGACGAGGTCAATGATCTGTTACATGGGCTCTCACGGGTTCAACAAGATATTAACAGTCAGCTGCACACACTGCACCCTGGCTATCAGCTGGAGATCGATAGGGCAAGAGATCCATCTCTGCAGCTCTCCTCTTCGAGGCCGCATTCACAGATCCAGCTGTCACCAAGACGTTTTTCATGTACTCCGTTACAGCCATCCTCCGACCTTCCGCGATCGTCATGGCTTCTTCCATCGTCGTCCAGGTTGCAGTCCTCTCTTCTGAATCCAGTCATGTTGCCATCACCACAAACGCGGCTGCTACAACACCAGGCACATAAGATGAAACTACCTAATGAATCGCACCAGTACAACAACCATTTCTCACAATATTTCTCAAGGTCTACCCTACTACCTTCACAGCCACCACCACTAGCAATAGCACCCACATCATCATCGCACATTCCATTGTCCAATGATTTTCCTCCTCTATCACCGCCCCTACAACTTCCACAGCCAATGCCTTCACAAGTTGAGCTTCCTTTCGGAGCACAAAATTTCAACCCAGTGGCACCACCTCAAAACCATTCAAACACTCACAATTTTGCTGTTGGAAACCCATTTGCTACTTACCAACCTCCAATTATTCCTTCTAATGAGCCGTACCATGATCCTAGCTTACATGGATTGAATGTTTCCTTGGGAAACAAGGGTTATTGTGGAGGCCAAGCTGCTGATGGTGATGACATGCCTGGACCTTTTGGCCTATGCAATGATTATTATGGAGGCCAAGCTGTTGGTGGCCATGACATGCCTGGTCCTTCTGGTCTGCACAGTGATTATTATGGAGGCCAAGCTGCTAGTGGTCATGACATGCCTGGTCCTTCTGGCCTGCATCAGCAACCTTATGATTGGCTAAAAACAATTTTGTTTGAGTCCTCTTCTGATGGAGAAAGCAGCTCTGGGTGA
- the LOC133891203 gene encoding uncharacterized protein LOC133891203, translated as MSLDSVYHIKSRGRSVGLLCSSVFPHQIRAYLLLSSSSPNSAANIGTIVPWLLPEIFASAFSSPISKPAVRSLLLLAAVGDLAAALRRVACSGAIACVAVTGPARAVVGWVRLTDMLCFLCDTPDALAHPAAQGRHWIIYGNG; from the exons ATGAGTCTCGATTCTGTGTATCATATCAAGTCTCGAGGTCGCAGTGTTGGGCTTCTCTGCTCCTCTGTCTTCCCCCATCAGATCCGGGCTTATCTGCTCCTCTCATCTTCCTCCCCAAATTCCGCAGCAAACATTGGCACAATAGTTCCTTGGCTCCTCCCCGAAATCTTTGCATCGGCCTTCTCTTCCCCCATCAGCAAGCCGGCTGTGAGGTCTCTCCTGCTCTTGGCCGCCGTCGGCGACCTCGCCGCCGCACTCCGGAGGGTGGCCTGTTCCGGCGCCATAGCCTGCGTCGCGGTGACAGGACCAGCGCGCGCCGTCGTTGGCTGGGTTAGGCTCACAGACATGCTCTGCTTCCTCTGTGACACGCCCGATGCGCTCGCCCACCCCGCTGCGCAAGGACGACACTG GATTATTTATGGGAATGGATAA